From a single Bacillus gobiensis genomic region:
- a CDS encoding aldo/keto reductase, giving the protein MENRSLGRSGLKVTNLGLGTMTFGNQADKKTSFEIMDKAFDAGITFIDTADMYPLGGEWSQLGATEEIVGGWLQGKRDRVVLATKCFGAMGPGANDKGLSRKHIMSAVEESLRRLQTDYIDLYQAHMFDPSTPLEETLRAFDDLVTQGKVRYIGVSNWRAWQIAKANGIAEQKHYMKIESVQPRYNLLFRMIEEELLPMCSEEGIGVITYNPLAGGLLTGRYNWGDSPEAGSRFGLQGHNQAGSFYQERYWKEPYFAAVETFQRWCLEHNYEMASAAVRWVIQQAGITSAIIGASRPDQLDASIRATEMDDFSADELKWLDQLWFSLPKRKEDR; this is encoded by the coding sequence ATGGAGAATCGTTCGTTAGGCCGTTCAGGATTAAAGGTAACTAATCTAGGCCTTGGGACAATGACATTTGGAAATCAAGCCGACAAAAAAACATCATTCGAAATTATGGATAAAGCTTTTGATGCAGGGATTACATTCATCGATACTGCCGATATGTACCCGCTGGGCGGCGAGTGGAGCCAACTGGGTGCAACTGAGGAAATAGTCGGCGGCTGGCTGCAAGGAAAACGGGATCGTGTCGTCCTTGCAACCAAATGCTTCGGAGCCATGGGACCTGGCGCTAACGATAAAGGCCTTAGCCGCAAGCACATCATGTCGGCTGTAGAAGAAAGCTTGCGCCGATTACAAACAGACTATATTGATCTCTATCAAGCCCACATGTTTGATCCATCGACGCCATTGGAAGAAACATTGCGAGCGTTTGACGATCTGGTCACTCAAGGAAAAGTACGCTACATCGGTGTGTCAAATTGGCGTGCATGGCAAATAGCAAAAGCAAACGGAATCGCAGAACAAAAACATTATATGAAAATTGAAAGCGTCCAGCCGCGATACAACCTTTTGTTTCGCATGATTGAGGAGGAGCTCTTGCCAATGTGCAGTGAGGAAGGTATCGGTGTGATTACTTACAATCCTCTGGCAGGCGGCCTTCTCACGGGACGATATAATTGGGGCGATTCTCCTGAAGCAGGCAGCCGCTTTGGACTTCAAGGGCATAATCAAGCAGGATCATTTTACCAGGAGAGATATTGGAAAGAGCCTTATTTTGCAGCGGTAGAAACATTTCAAAGATGGTGTTTGGAGCATAACTATGAGATGGCATCAGCTGCAGTGCGATGGGTTATTCAGCAAGCCGGAATCACATCCGCAATAATTGGTGCCAGCCGTCCGGATCAATTAGATGCGAGCATAAGAGCAACGGAGATGGACGACTTTTCAGCAGACGAACTGAAATGGCTCGATCAGCTGTGGTTCTCCCTGCCAAAACGAAAAGAAGATCGATAG
- a CDS encoding YczE/YyaS/YitT family protein has product MDILKRAVLYLGGLFVLAFGVVLMIKADVGTAPWDALYVGLAENVGLTAGSWIFIVLGILIVINSIIRKALPNVGGFIPIILLGFYVDLLNLNLLSFIELESLPLRWGLYLAGIVILALGISIYLQARFAPLPNDELMLALSKRFGWKMSTTKTVGEGTAFILAIIFRGPIGIGSIVSVLLLGFLVGMFNNLIESAKSKNSSTSVSKQNQAVS; this is encoded by the coding sequence ATGGATATTTTAAAAAGAGCAGTACTTTATCTAGGCGGACTCTTTGTTTTGGCATTTGGTGTTGTATTAATGATTAAAGCAGATGTAGGAACTGCCCCATGGGACGCTCTGTATGTTGGTTTAGCGGAGAATGTCGGATTAACTGCAGGTTCTTGGATATTTATTGTTTTAGGTATACTTATTGTCATTAACAGTATCATTAGAAAGGCTTTGCCAAACGTTGGAGGATTTATCCCTATCATTCTTCTGGGGTTTTATGTAGATTTATTAAATTTAAATCTTTTAAGCTTCATAGAACTTGAAAGTCTCCCTCTTCGCTGGGGCTTATATCTCGCTGGCATTGTCATTCTTGCATTAGGAATTTCCATCTATCTTCAGGCTCGGTTTGCACCGCTTCCAAATGATGAACTGATGCTGGCTCTTTCAAAACGATTTGGATGGAAAATGAGTACCACAAAAACAGTTGGAGAAGGAACAGCCTTTATACTTGCTATTATTTTCCGAGGTCCTATTGGAATTGGTTCAATCGTCAGTGTCCTGCTTTTAGGATTCTTAGTCGGCATGTTTAACAACCTAATCGAATCAGCAAAATCAAAAAACAGCAGTACGAGTGTCAGCAAACAAAACCAAGCTGTGTCCTAG
- a CDS encoding helix-turn-helix transcriptional regulator, with the protein MTLEIKIYKTLGDFLKSRRERIQPEEAGILGSYGRRRTPGLRREEVAQLAGVSTTWYTWLEQGRHVSASREVIESIGRALQLSPDEQHHLLRLSHYSEPKNPSNQSEIMDTGLQRIIDHMPYPAIIANNRTVVLAWNKMASKIIANFDEIPSEERNMTRLIFLNPFLRKNLVNWNEFAQFSVAVFRSNFDQQPGDPWFEAFVRKICKESKEFSDLWQLHDVQRKTARKLTFNHPEEGIISFQLNSFGHINGNADLHCCVFTPLSD; encoded by the coding sequence ATGACTTTAGAAATCAAAATATATAAAACACTCGGAGATTTTCTAAAATCCCGCCGGGAACGAATTCAACCTGAGGAGGCCGGTATTCTAGGCTCCTACGGAAGAAGGAGAACACCAGGATTGCGCAGAGAAGAGGTTGCTCAGCTGGCAGGTGTCAGCACAACCTGGTATACGTGGCTGGAACAAGGGAGACACGTTTCAGCTTCAAGAGAAGTAATTGAAAGTATTGGCAGAGCCCTTCAATTATCCCCCGATGAGCAACATCATTTGCTCAGGCTTTCTCATTATAGCGAGCCAAAGAACCCTTCCAACCAATCAGAAATTATGGATACCGGGCTGCAAAGAATCATTGATCATATGCCATACCCTGCAATTATTGCGAACAACCGGACAGTAGTGCTTGCATGGAATAAGATGGCTTCAAAAATAATCGCTAATTTTGACGAAATCCCTTCTGAAGAACGGAATATGACCCGTTTAATATTTTTGAATCCATTCCTGCGTAAGAATTTGGTTAATTGGAATGAATTTGCCCAATTTTCAGTAGCGGTATTTCGTTCGAATTTTGATCAACAGCCTGGAGACCCTTGGTTTGAAGCTTTTGTCCGGAAAATCTGTAAGGAAAGCAAAGAGTTTTCGGATTTATGGCAACTTCACGATGTCCAAAGAAAGACAGCACGGAAATTGACATTCAATCATCCCGAAGAAGGAATCATATCGTTTCAATTGAACAGTTTCGGCCACATTAACGGGAATGCCGATCTCCATTGCTGTGTGTTTACACCTCTTTCGGATTGA
- a CDS encoding glycoside hydrolase family 32 protein translates to MLTTNKIELANQALQQACEKMNKRFRLGYHIMAPANWINDPNGLIQFNGEYHAFYQHHPYDEHWGPMHWGHVKSKDLVHWEHCSVALAPGDECDIDGCFSGSAVDNNGELTLIYTGHNYTDKDNDIFYQNQNIAVSTDGIHFTKVGENPVIAEPPEDSSHHFRDPKVWKHEDSWYMILGNSTKDNVGRVILYRSADLRKWEYVGVLAQSAGDLGFMWECPDFFELDGKHVLLFSPQGVEAKGDLYKNLFQTGYLIGEYDYETNKFVHGSFEELDHGHDFYAVQTLLDDKGRRIAIGWMDMWESNMPTKEDGWAGALTLPRVLTLGENNKLLMNPVEEAELLREAEHNVCTNQVISGSFTAETNSEMLEVKAVFDFTGSRPESVGLKIVGGQEETVLTYNTSNQKLILDCTKSGKPEDGVRSVTTEANGELVLRVFIDRSSIEVFTNNGQATLTSRIYPNESRTGIELFSEKGDVTVKELTYWTLKDIWE, encoded by the coding sequence ATGCTAACAACAAATAAAATCGAGCTAGCGAATCAGGCATTACAACAAGCATGTGAAAAAATGAATAAACGTTTTCGGCTTGGTTATCACATAATGGCTCCTGCCAATTGGATTAATGATCCAAACGGACTGATCCAGTTTAATGGAGAGTACCACGCGTTTTACCAGCATCATCCGTACGATGAACATTGGGGTCCTATGCATTGGGGCCACGTAAAAAGCAAGGATTTGGTTCATTGGGAGCACTGCTCAGTCGCTTTAGCACCGGGAGATGAGTGCGATATAGACGGATGCTTTTCTGGAAGCGCAGTAGATAACAACGGAGAGCTGACACTGATCTATACTGGTCATAACTATACAGATAAAGATAATGACATTTTCTATCAAAATCAAAACATCGCAGTGAGCACTGACGGGATTCATTTCACAAAAGTTGGAGAAAACCCGGTGATTGCCGAGCCTCCTGAAGACAGTTCCCATCATTTCCGTGATCCAAAGGTGTGGAAACACGAGGATTCTTGGTATATGATTCTGGGAAATTCGACAAAAGATAACGTGGGACGTGTGATTTTATATCGTTCTGCTGATTTGCGAAAATGGGAATACGTTGGCGTTCTTGCGCAAAGTGCAGGAGATCTTGGGTTCATGTGGGAATGTCCGGATTTCTTTGAATTAGACGGTAAGCACGTTCTCTTGTTTTCGCCTCAAGGAGTAGAAGCAAAAGGAGATTTATATAAAAACCTTTTTCAAACAGGCTACCTTATAGGAGAGTATGACTACGAAACGAACAAATTCGTGCATGGTTCATTCGAGGAATTGGATCACGGACATGACTTTTACGCCGTACAAACTTTATTAGATGATAAAGGCCGCCGAATCGCCATAGGATGGATGGATATGTGGGAATCAAACATGCCGACAAAAGAAGACGGATGGGCAGGTGCGTTGACTCTCCCCCGCGTTCTCACTCTTGGAGAAAACAACAAGCTTCTTATGAATCCTGTAGAGGAAGCAGAATTGCTTCGCGAAGCGGAACACAATGTATGTACAAATCAAGTGATCTCAGGTAGCTTCACAGCTGAAACGAACAGTGAGATGCTTGAAGTAAAAGCCGTTTTTGATTTCACCGGCTCGCGTCCTGAATCAGTTGGGTTAAAGATTGTTGGTGGCCAGGAAGAGACAGTATTAACGTATAACACATCTAACCAAAAGCTAATCCTTGACTGCACGAAAAGCGGAAAGCCGGAAGACGGAGTCAGAAGCGTGACTACAGAAGCTAATGGAGAGCTTGTCTTGCGTGTATTTATCGACCGGTCGTCCATCGAAGTCTTTACAAACAACGGCCAGGCAACATTGACAAGCCGCATCTACCCTAATGAAAGCAGAACAGGTATCGAGCTGTTTTCTGAAAAAGGGGATGTTACGGTCAAAGAATTGACGTATTGGACGCTAAAGGATATTTGGGAATAA
- a CDS encoding alcohol dehydrogenase catalytic domain-containing protein codes for MKAVVIDQFGNPENLQLRELPDLLPDPGMLTIDVVYAGVGYVDILLRKGAFGTNFPMPLIPGLEVAGYVREVGEGVEGFYTGQPVVSMTLMNLGGYASLAHVSPDLTIPLDQLGADLSLDAAAASIVNLTTAYMAIKHVNKMQVNDTILVS; via the coding sequence ATGAAAGCAGTTGTAATCGATCAATTTGGCAACCCCGAAAACTTACAGCTTCGAGAATTACCCGACCTTCTGCCCGATCCTGGAATGCTAACGATTGATGTTGTTTATGCCGGGGTAGGTTACGTCGATATTTTGCTTCGCAAAGGGGCATTTGGTACGAATTTTCCGATGCCTTTGATTCCGGGTTTAGAAGTGGCGGGATATGTACGTGAGGTCGGGGAAGGTGTCGAAGGATTTTATACTGGCCAGCCGGTTGTATCAATGACGTTGATGAATTTAGGCGGCTATGCTTCGCTTGCCCATGTATCACCTGATTTGACTATCCCGCTTGATCAATTGGGGGCTGATCTGAGTCTGGATGCTGCAGCAGCTTCCATAGTGAATCTCACAACAGCTTATATGGCTATTAAACATGTAAATAAAATGCAGGTAAATGACACGATCCTTGTTTCATGA
- a CDS encoding nitroreductase family protein, giving the protein MSIKVKQESLFSDVIRDRHSVRKYDPNWKLSKDEINEILKEATLAPSGANVQPWRFLVIDDQAKKEILLPIAFNQEQVVQASAIIAVLGDSQAIEKVEQIYSAAVEAGYMTEEAKSQMIKNINGYYSDPHSDIVKRSLLIDGGLVSMQIMLSAKARGYDTVPMAGYSEPEFRKAFGISDRYATVMLIAIGKAAQPAHPTVRLPLDEVTFWNTMPEQS; this is encoded by the coding sequence ATGTCAATAAAAGTAAAACAAGAATCGTTATTTTCTGATGTAATTAGAGATCGCCATTCCGTAAGAAAATATGATCCCAATTGGAAATTGTCTAAAGATGAAATAAATGAAATCCTGAAAGAAGCGACACTGGCGCCCTCTGGTGCTAACGTGCAACCGTGGCGTTTTCTCGTAATCGATGATCAAGCCAAAAAAGAAATTCTTTTACCGATTGCATTTAATCAGGAACAGGTTGTGCAAGCGTCTGCAATTATAGCGGTATTGGGAGATTCGCAGGCAATAGAAAAAGTTGAGCAAATTTATAGTGCAGCTGTCGAGGCGGGGTATATGACAGAAGAGGCAAAAAGTCAGATGATTAAAAATATTAATGGCTACTACTCTGATCCTCATTCTGACATCGTGAAACGTTCCTTACTGATCGATGGGGGATTAGTATCAATGCAAATCATGCTGTCAGCTAAAGCAAGAGGTTACGATACAGTGCCAATGGCTGGCTACAGCGAGCCAGAATTCCGAAAAGCATTCGGCATTTCCGACCGCTATGCAACGGTCATGCTCATTGCAATCGGTAAAGCGGCGCAACCTGCTCATCCGACGGTGAGATTGCCTTTAGATGAAGTCACATTTTGGAATACGATGCCGGAGCAAAGTTAA
- a CDS encoding carbohydrate ABC transporter permease: MKSTKFYLILTLPALLLFIIFHTFPVLQGMYYSFTNYAGFGSYEFVGLKNYFLVFQDERVLKSYLFTFQFAIVSTVLVNALSLLIAIGLHKINRLKTFFRGIYFIPNILSVLIVSYIFNYIFANILPEIGTSLGIDGLSKNILGDPNLAWIGIVVVAVWQSIAFNTILYLAGLQTVDEDIYEAAEIDGANGWRKFWKITFPLIAPFFTINMVLAMKGALMVFDQVVALTGGGPGTATESISYLIYKGGFASGQFAYQSANAVIYFIVLATISILQIKLLQKREVDM, encoded by the coding sequence ATGAAATCTACAAAATTCTACTTGATATTAACCTTGCCGGCGCTGCTTTTATTTATCATTTTCCACACGTTTCCCGTTCTCCAGGGAATGTACTACAGCTTTACGAATTATGCCGGCTTCGGAAGCTATGAATTTGTTGGTCTGAAAAACTACTTTCTTGTCTTTCAAGATGAACGGGTACTAAAGTCATATCTTTTTACTTTTCAGTTCGCTATTGTATCCACTGTTTTGGTTAATGCTCTGAGTCTTTTGATCGCAATCGGCTTGCATAAAATCAATCGGTTAAAAACATTTTTCAGAGGCATTTACTTTATTCCTAATATTTTAAGCGTTCTCATTGTCTCCTATATTTTCAACTATATTTTTGCTAATATCCTTCCTGAAATCGGTACTTCTTTAGGAATCGATGGATTATCAAAAAATATATTAGGAGATCCGAATCTGGCATGGATTGGAATTGTTGTCGTAGCCGTCTGGCAATCAATTGCTTTTAATACGATTCTCTATCTCGCCGGCCTTCAAACTGTGGATGAAGATATCTATGAAGCAGCCGAAATTGATGGAGCAAATGGCTGGAGAAAGTTTTGGAAAATCACCTTTCCGCTTATTGCCCCATTTTTTACGATAAATATGGTGTTGGCAATGAAAGGGGCTCTTATGGTGTTCGACCAAGTTGTCGCGTTAACAGGTGGCGGACCCGGAACAGCTACAGAATCGATTTCTTATCTGATTTACAAAGGCGGATTTGCAAGCGGACAGTTTGCTTACCAATCTGCAAACGCAGTCATATATTTCATTGTCCTTGCAACAATTTCCATACTACAAATCAAATTGCTGCAAAAAAGAGAGGTTGATATGTAA
- a CDS encoding Rrf2 family transcriptional regulator — translation MKAVGYEGNENKLNTKSRGISFGPPRFKIAVRALVWLSQCEGKLSSASIACQVNSHATFLRRVLILLVNAGIVEAKEGREGGYTLRRPSSEITLADVYMAVKSECTETEETTNCDEAGKQLDMAIEKIMNEAEQKSLDFLRQYTISDLIG, via the coding sequence ATGAAAGCGGTTGGTTATGAAGGGAATGAAAATAAATTGAACACAAAGAGTCGCGGAATTTCGTTTGGACCTCCTCGTTTTAAAATTGCTGTTCGTGCGCTTGTATGGCTATCACAATGTGAAGGGAAGTTGTCGAGTGCATCGATTGCTTGTCAAGTCAATTCGCACGCTACTTTTTTAAGACGAGTATTAATTTTATTAGTGAATGCAGGAATAGTTGAGGCAAAAGAAGGAAGAGAGGGTGGCTATACCCTAAGGAGACCTTCATCTGAAATTACTCTTGCAGATGTATATATGGCTGTAAAAAGCGAATGTACAGAAACTGAAGAAACAACAAACTGTGATGAAGCTGGCAAACAACTGGACATGGCTATAGAAAAAATCATGAACGAGGCAGAGCAGAAATCACTTGATTTTCTTCGTCAATATACCATATCAGATTTAATCGGTTAA
- a CDS encoding carbohydrate ABC transporter permease translates to MKRNFIITILLAIGALFILFPLYLAVTVAFKTPEELAQSFVSLPNQLSLSNFSEAIRLTNFYNAFKNSAFITISVVILTLLTNSMVAYAIARNMHKRFYRYIYYFFISAMFIPFPILMLPIVKQAGSLGMDNPIGLIFLYVVYALSFNVFVYVGYIKSIPIALEEAAIIDGAGHWKIFWKVIFPLLTPINATVAILQCLSTWNDFLLPLVLLSDPNQATLPLTQFVFQGQFSTNYNLAFASYLMALLPMLVVYMFAQKWIISGVTRGSVK, encoded by the coding sequence ATGAAGAGAAATTTCATCATAACCATACTCTTAGCTATAGGTGCACTATTCATTCTGTTTCCGCTATATTTAGCTGTGACCGTTGCATTTAAAACGCCTGAAGAATTGGCTCAATCATTCGTAAGTCTTCCGAACCAACTCTCGCTTTCAAACTTTTCTGAAGCAATTCGGCTGACCAATTTTTATAACGCCTTTAAAAACAGTGCTTTCATTACCATTAGTGTAGTCATTTTGACGCTTTTGACGAATTCAATGGTAGCTTACGCGATTGCTCGTAATATGCATAAACGCTTCTATCGATATATCTATTACTTTTTTATCAGCGCCATGTTTATTCCATTTCCGATTTTAATGCTGCCCATTGTGAAACAAGCCGGTTCTCTTGGGATGGATAACCCAATCGGATTAATCTTTCTTTACGTAGTTTATGCCCTTTCTTTCAATGTCTTTGTTTATGTAGGTTATATTAAATCCATACCTATTGCCTTGGAAGAAGCAGCGATTATTGACGGTGCCGGACATTGGAAAATATTTTGGAAAGTCATTTTCCCTTTGCTCACTCCAATCAATGCAACTGTCGCCATCCTGCAATGTTTATCAACATGGAACGATTTTTTGCTTCCGCTCGTGTTATTAAGCGATCCCAACCAAGCGACTCTGCCTCTGACACAATTCGTCTTTCAGGGACAATTCAGCACCAACTATAATCTCGCCTTTGCTTCATATTTAATGGCACTGCTTCCGATGCTTGTTGTTTACATGTTTGCACAAAAGTGGATTATTAGCGGTGTGACGCGTGGATCGGTTAAATGA
- a CDS encoding LacI family DNA-binding transcriptional regulator has product MKPKIEDVAKLAGVSPTTVSRVLNNRGYISQKTKDNVQKAMNELNYFPNDLARSLFNKRTYLIGLILPTTSNPFFGELTFHIENICASLGYKVLLCNSLNRIDKEEQYAEMLMRNQVDGIIVGTHNQGTFHYHKQNLPIVAIDRYFSNTIPVVGSDNYAGGKLATEHLLSKGCKKIIHFNAPLQIEAPGQLRRTAFEDVLKKHHMEPVTYEIETPLGHEGQKEVIQKAFGEIPDVDGVFASNDLIAAVVINEAKKRGIDIPNRLKVVGYDGTETGKIMMPQLTTIQQPIDLIAKTAIEILRKEIDGEFGTAPYETQLPVTLLEGKTT; this is encoded by the coding sequence ATGAAGCCAAAAATTGAAGATGTTGCAAAGCTCGCAGGTGTTTCACCAACGACGGTTTCCCGAGTGTTAAACAACCGCGGCTATATCAGCCAAAAGACAAAGGACAACGTACAAAAAGCGATGAATGAGCTGAATTACTTTCCAAACGACTTGGCTCGCTCTTTATTTAATAAACGTACATACTTAATCGGGTTAATCCTACCGACGACGAGCAACCCGTTTTTCGGAGAGCTTACTTTCCATATTGAAAACATATGCGCTTCGCTCGGCTATAAGGTTTTGCTTTGTAACAGCTTGAACCGGATCGATAAAGAAGAGCAGTATGCCGAAATGCTAATGAGAAATCAAGTAGATGGGATTATTGTCGGGACACACAATCAAGGAACGTTTCATTACCACAAGCAAAATTTGCCCATTGTTGCGATTGATCGTTATTTTTCAAATACGATTCCCGTAGTTGGTTCGGATAATTATGCAGGTGGGAAACTTGCGACTGAGCATTTACTCTCTAAAGGATGTAAAAAAATCATTCACTTTAACGCGCCTTTACAAATCGAAGCTCCTGGCCAGTTAAGAAGAACAGCATTTGAAGATGTTTTGAAAAAGCATCATATGGAGCCAGTTACTTATGAAATCGAAACTCCTCTCGGTCACGAAGGCCAAAAAGAAGTGATTCAAAAAGCCTTTGGCGAAATCCCGGACGTTGACGGAGTATTTGCGAGCAATGATTTAATTGCCGCCGTGGTCATTAATGAAGCTAAGAAGCGGGGAATTGACATACCAAACCGGTTAAAGGTTGTTGGCTATGACGGTACCGAAACCGGGAAAATAATGATGCCTCAATTGACAACCATACAGCAGCCGATTGATTTAATTGCAAAAACGGCAATCGAGATTTTACGAAAAGAAATTGACGGTGAATTCGGCACGGCTCCATATGAAACACAGTTGCCTGTTACCCTGTTAGAAGGAAAAACAACATAA
- a CDS encoding MFS transporter, whose product MSKSKTMYWKLSGYFFFFFFTWSASFSLFSIWLGQEINLNGAATGIIFSVNAIFALIMQPLYGYISDKIGLKKNILLFISLLLVFVGPFFIYIYGPLLKFNILAGAIVGGLYLGVTFLSGVGAIETYIEKISRKYKFEYGKSRMWGSLGWAAATFFAGQIFNINPNLNFWIASISAIILVAIILSVHVEMTDFEIVRADSVSIKDIGNLFLLKDFWFLMMYVIGVACIYGVYDQQFPIYYSSVFSSEALGNQVFGYLNSFQVFMEAGMMFLAPFIVKKIGVKNGLLLAGFLMAFRIIGSGMVMGPVGISSMKLIHALELPIMLIAMFKYLAAHFDTRLSSILYLVGFQFATQVGTTILSPIAGMLYDDYGFRNTYIIMGAVVLLFTILSIFTLLTEKKQTSRGIQLETANQPTIGGLPNANNK is encoded by the coding sequence ATGTCAAAATCAAAGACAATGTATTGGAAATTAAGCGGATATTTCTTCTTTTTCTTTTTCACTTGGTCAGCAAGCTTTTCACTTTTTTCCATTTGGCTAGGACAGGAAATCAATTTAAACGGAGCAGCTACTGGCATTATCTTTTCTGTAAACGCTATCTTCGCTCTGATTATGCAACCGCTTTACGGCTATATTTCCGATAAAATCGGCTTAAAGAAAAACATTCTCTTATTCATCAGCCTGCTGCTTGTATTTGTCGGACCATTTTTTATCTATATTTATGGGCCGCTATTAAAATTCAATATATTAGCGGGTGCGATCGTCGGAGGCTTGTATTTAGGCGTAACATTTTTGTCAGGTGTCGGCGCAATTGAAACCTATATTGAAAAAATCAGCCGGAAATACAAATTTGAGTATGGCAAATCGAGAATGTGGGGATCATTAGGATGGGCTGCAGCCACATTTTTCGCTGGGCAAATTTTTAACATTAATCCGAACTTGAACTTCTGGATCGCTTCTATTTCTGCGATCATATTGGTAGCTATTATTCTATCAGTTCATGTAGAAATGACAGATTTTGAAATCGTAAGGGCAGATTCTGTTTCTATTAAAGACATTGGAAATCTGTTTTTATTAAAAGACTTTTGGTTTTTGATGATGTACGTCATAGGTGTCGCTTGTATTTACGGGGTATACGACCAGCAATTCCCTATTTACTACTCATCCGTATTTTCATCTGAAGCTTTAGGAAATCAAGTTTTTGGGTACTTAAATTCATTTCAGGTTTTCATGGAAGCCGGAATGATGTTCCTGGCACCATTTATTGTGAAAAAAATCGGGGTTAAAAACGGCTTGCTTCTGGCAGGATTTTTAATGGCCTTCCGAATCATCGGATCAGGCATGGTTATGGGGCCGGTCGGTATTTCATCGATGAAATTGATTCATGCGTTGGAGCTGCCGATTATGTTAATTGCCATGTTTAAATACTTGGCAGCTCATTTTGATACCCGGCTTTCATCCATTCTTTATTTAGTCGGATTTCAATTTGCCACCCAAGTAGGCACAACCATCCTTTCACCGATTGCCGGAATGCTTTATGATGATTATGGGTTTCGTAATACGTATATCATAATGGGAGCAGTCGTTCTTTTGTTCACGATTCTTTCCATCTTCACTTTGCTTACTGAGAAAAAACAAACATCCAGAGGAATTCAATTGGAAACGGCAAATCAACCAACAATAGGAGGACTACCTAATGCTAACAACAAATAA